In a genomic window of Halobiforma lacisalsi AJ5:
- the dapB gene encoding 4-hydroxy-tetrahydrodipicolinate reductase yields MTVAVGVTGATGRMGREVVAAVREREDCEVAFAVNREPDGTTVEGVAVEPAVEFDALLGEHEPDAVVDFTGPDSALEYTHACIEADAEVAFVTGTTGFDDAALADLEAASESIPLLHAPNFARGVQALVNVVGQAVRNLPGYDVELVETHHNGKRDAPSGTANRLLEEIEAHGDFTGRNHGREGEEPREEGEIGVHALRAGDVTGEHEVILAGNDEEVRLTHRAEDRGVFAAGAVDAAVWIAGRKAGRYDFADVIDE; encoded by the coding sequence ATGACCGTCGCGGTCGGGGTCACCGGCGCGACCGGCCGGATGGGCCGGGAGGTCGTCGCTGCCGTCCGAGAGCGCGAGGACTGTGAGGTCGCGTTCGCGGTCAACCGCGAACCCGACGGGACGACCGTCGAGGGGGTCGCGGTCGAACCGGCCGTGGAGTTCGACGCCCTGCTCGGCGAGCACGAGCCCGACGCTGTCGTCGACTTTACGGGGCCGGACTCCGCGCTCGAGTACACCCACGCCTGTATCGAGGCCGACGCGGAGGTCGCCTTCGTGACGGGAACGACGGGGTTCGACGACGCGGCGCTCGCCGACCTCGAGGCCGCGAGCGAGTCGATCCCGCTCCTGCACGCGCCGAACTTCGCCCGCGGGGTCCAGGCGCTGGTCAACGTCGTCGGGCAGGCGGTACGGAACCTGCCCGGCTACGACGTGGAACTCGTCGAGACCCACCACAACGGCAAGCGCGACGCCCCCAGCGGCACGGCGAACCGGCTCCTCGAGGAAATCGAGGCGCACGGCGACTTTACGGGGAGGAACCACGGCCGCGAGGGCGAGGAGCCACGCGAGGAAGGCGAGATCGGCGTCCACGCCCTGCGTGCGGGCGACGTCACGGGCGAACACGAGGTGATCCTCGCGGGCAACGACGAGGAGGTACGGCTGACCCACCGCGCCGAGGATCGCGGCGTCTTCGCCGCGGGCGCGGTCGACGCGGCAGTCTGGATCGCAGGACGAAAGGCGGGACGGTACGACTTTGCGGACGTGATCGACGAATGA
- a CDS encoding SIMPL domain-containing protein, with amino-acid sequence MTETNSTQNSDSGTEPNRRRFLAAAGVGAAASMAGCLGDALGSTTNASTGESNGTAEDDRTITVGATGEVEADPDEATVDVGVEARGESAEAVAAELASGADELRATFDELGIPDDNVEERRYRISPVRRREDDTTEIRGVHSFEVTIDDVDRVGDVIDAVAEGGADDIGRVNFTLGDDTRAELRKDALDEALANADEEAAHVADNRGVELEGTMSVATDDVRVRTTSYATGYESAADDAGGAPRTDIDADPVTVTASVTVEYAFSER; translated from the coding sequence ATGACGGAGACGAATTCGACCCAGAACTCGGACTCGGGCACGGAACCGAACCGACGCCGCTTCCTCGCGGCTGCCGGCGTCGGCGCAGCGGCGTCGATGGCCGGTTGCCTCGGCGACGCTCTCGGGTCGACGACGAACGCGAGTACCGGCGAATCCAACGGCACGGCGGAAGACGACCGGACGATCACAGTCGGCGCGACCGGCGAAGTCGAGGCCGATCCCGACGAGGCAACCGTCGACGTCGGCGTCGAGGCGCGCGGCGAGTCCGCGGAGGCCGTCGCCGCGGAACTGGCGTCGGGGGCCGACGAACTGCGGGCGACGTTCGACGAACTCGGCATCCCCGACGACAACGTCGAGGAGCGCCGGTACCGGATTTCGCCGGTGCGCAGACGGGAGGACGACACGACGGAGATCCGCGGCGTCCACTCCTTCGAGGTGACGATCGACGACGTCGATCGGGTCGGCGACGTCATCGACGCCGTCGCCGAGGGCGGAGCCGACGACATCGGCCGCGTGAACTTCACGCTGGGGGACGACACCCGCGCCGAACTCCGGAAGGACGCGCTCGACGAGGCGCTTGCCAACGCCGACGAGGAGGCCGCCCACGTCGCCGACAACCGGGGCGTCGAACTCGAGGGGACGATGTCCGTTGCGACCGACGACGTTCGCGTCAGGACGACCAGTTACGCCACCGGCTACGAGTCGGCCGCCGACGATGCGGGCGGCGCGCCGCGAACGGATATCGACGCCGATCCGGTCACCGTGACCGCCAGCGTCACCGTCGAGTACGCGTTCTCGGAGCGTTAG
- a CDS encoding aldo/keto reductase: MQLPSIGLGTMGIEDPETIATALEVGYRHLDTAQIYGNEAVVGDGLARSDVSRRKVQVATKVWADSLEPDAVRRTTEESLERLGLESVDLLYVHRPIETYDPERTLPAFDALSEAGVVDGIGLSNFSREELETARAVLDAPIAAHQVEYHPLFQPENLLEHAREHGYPLVAYSPLANGRAGEIEEIVAVAEKHDVTPEAVCLAWLAAKDGVVPVPKASSRGHLTANLEAREIDLEPTDLERIDRIERTEELFPE; the protein is encoded by the coding sequence ATGCAGCTCCCATCGATCGGGCTCGGGACCATGGGAATCGAAGACCCCGAGACGATCGCGACCGCCCTCGAGGTCGGCTACAGACACCTCGATACCGCACAGATCTACGGGAACGAAGCCGTCGTCGGCGACGGCCTCGCCCGGAGCGACGTTTCGCGCCGGAAGGTCCAGGTCGCGACGAAGGTCTGGGCCGACAGCCTCGAGCCGGACGCCGTCCGTCGAACGACCGAGGAGAGCCTCGAGCGACTGGGCCTCGAGTCGGTCGATCTGCTGTACGTCCACCGGCCGATCGAGACCTACGACCCGGAGCGGACGCTGCCCGCGTTCGACGCCCTCTCCGAGGCAGGGGTCGTCGACGGAATCGGACTGAGTAACTTCTCCCGCGAGGAACTCGAGACCGCCCGTGCGGTTCTCGACGCGCCGATCGCGGCTCACCAGGTCGAGTACCACCCGCTCTTTCAGCCGGAGAACCTCCTCGAGCACGCCCGCGAGCACGGCTATCCGCTCGTCGCATACTCGCCGCTGGCGAACGGCCGCGCCGGGGAGATCGAGGAGATCGTTGCCGTCGCCGAGAAACACGACGTCACGCCCGAGGCCGTCTGTCTCGCCTGGCTCGCCGCGAAGGACGGGGTCGTCCCGGTCCCGAAAGCCAGCAGCCGCGGACACCTGACGGCGAACCTCGAGGCCCGGGAAATCGACCTCGAGCCGACGGACCTCGAGCGGATCGATCGGATCGAGCGGACGGAAGAGCTGTTTCCCGAGTAG
- a CDS encoding M20 family metallopeptidase yields the protein MIDLESFHADAVATPSHEDVAAMRDLLCETLEDAGLEPEVDELGNVLATRGGGEDGPHLVLNTHIDTVAPHVPYERDGDVVRGRGACDAKGPLAALLAAFLRVDPGAGKLTLAITPDEETLMTGAAGLQERLSADGYIVGEPTDLDVCIAARGQCEGTITIEGESGHAAKVPADRNPVFGLERVLEALREYDEVAGSGEDDVLGEPKLTPSVLEGGEAPNRVPGSCRVTFDRRSVPPETADSFAADLRAFLEERIAEDGGLEVAVDLIRPDTPFPRAFVTDADERLVRTLRDASGGEVRPFGAATEAGFFAADAPTVVFGPGVLTDDEGGVAHAGREYVRLSDVEAAADALEEALTALLE from the coding sequence ATGATCGACCTCGAGTCGTTCCACGCCGACGCGGTCGCGACCCCTTCCCACGAGGACGTCGCGGCGATGCGCGACCTGCTGTGCGAGACGCTCGAGGACGCCGGTCTCGAGCCCGAGGTCGACGAACTGGGCAACGTGCTCGCGACTCGGGGCGGAGGCGAGGACGGTCCGCACCTCGTCCTGAACACCCACATCGACACCGTCGCGCCCCACGTCCCCTACGAGCGCGACGGCGACGTCGTCCGCGGGCGCGGGGCCTGCGACGCGAAGGGGCCGCTCGCGGCTCTGCTCGCCGCGTTCCTGCGGGTCGATCCCGGCGCTGGGAAACTGACGCTCGCGATCACGCCCGACGAGGAGACGCTGATGACCGGCGCCGCCGGGTTGCAGGAGCGGCTCTCGGCGGACGGCTATATCGTCGGCGAACCGACCGATCTCGACGTCTGCATCGCCGCACGCGGGCAATGCGAAGGGACGATCACGATCGAGGGCGAGAGCGGCCACGCGGCGAAGGTCCCCGCCGACCGGAACCCGGTCTTCGGCCTCGAGCGCGTCCTCGAGGCGCTTCGCGAGTACGACGAGGTGGCGGGATCCGGCGAGGACGACGTGCTCGGCGAGCCGAAACTGACCCCCTCGGTCCTCGAGGGCGGCGAGGCCCCGAACCGCGTTCCCGGCTCCTGCCGGGTGACGTTCGACCGGCGGAGCGTGCCCCCGGAGACGGCCGACTCGTTCGCCGCGGACCTCAGGGCGTTCCTCGAGGAGCGGATCGCCGAGGACGGGGGGCTCGAGGTCGCGGTCGACCTGATCCGTCCCGACACGCCGTTCCCGCGGGCGTTCGTCACGGACGCCGACGAGCGGCTGGTGCGGACGCTGCGGGACGCGAGCGGCGGCGAGGTGCGGCCGTTCGGCGCGGCGACCGAGGCTGGCTTCTTCGCCGCCGACGCGCCGACGGTCGTCTTCGGCCCCGGCGTGCTGACCGACGACGAGGGCGGCGTCGCCCACGCCGGGCGGGAGTACGTTCGGCTTTCGGACGTGGAAGCGGCGGCCGACGCGCTCGAGGAGGCGCTCACGGCGTTGCTCGAGTGA
- the lysA gene encoding diaminopimelate decarboxylase has protein sequence MTDLADSPAVRRLSDWNLERLESFSDDHETPLYVVDLDRVKENYARFSAAFPDAHVMYAAKAHTGKAVLEAVLEVGGTIECAAWGELQRAIDASADPNELQYTAVNPPDRDLDYAADLGADNPGLTVTIGATDTLERLEARGYDGRIAIRINPGIGTGHHEKVATGADAKFGIPYERVPEVADRVREEFDGDLVGLHAHAGSGVLTDDLEDHCRALSRVGEMARRIGDDELEFVDVGGGYGVPYHEDEAPLDLERTAEMVRDAVGDLEAQLKLEPGRYVVADAGLILTEVNTIKEAPDTTVVGVDASLSTLIRPAMFGSYHPMLNVSAPDREPIEATVGGPVCTSADVFAHDRPIARPERGDVLAIGNAGSYGYELANQFHSQPRPAEIALEDGEARVARRRETLADVTRLEQ, from the coding sequence ATGACCGACCTCGCGGATTCGCCGGCCGTGCGCCGGCTGTCGGACTGGAACCTGGAGCGACTCGAGTCGTTTTCCGACGACCACGAGACGCCGCTGTACGTGGTGGATCTCGACCGAGTGAAGGAAAACTACGCGCGGTTCTCGGCCGCGTTCCCCGACGCCCACGTCATGTACGCCGCCAAGGCCCACACGGGCAAGGCCGTCCTCGAAGCCGTCCTCGAGGTCGGCGGCACCATCGAGTGTGCGGCCTGGGGCGAACTACAGCGGGCGATCGACGCGAGCGCGGACCCGAACGAACTCCAGTACACCGCCGTAAATCCGCCGGATCGCGACCTCGACTACGCCGCGGACCTCGGGGCGGACAACCCCGGCCTGACGGTCACTATCGGCGCGACCGACACTCTCGAGCGCCTCGAAGCGCGGGGGTACGACGGCCGGATCGCGATCCGGATCAACCCCGGGATCGGGACGGGCCACCACGAGAAGGTCGCAACCGGGGCCGACGCGAAGTTCGGGATCCCCTACGAGCGCGTTCCCGAGGTCGCCGACCGCGTTCGCGAGGAGTTCGACGGCGACCTCGTCGGGCTCCACGCCCACGCCGGCAGCGGCGTCCTCACCGACGACCTCGAGGACCACTGCCGCGCACTCTCCCGCGTCGGCGAGATGGCTCGCCGGATCGGCGACGACGAGTTGGAGTTCGTCGACGTCGGCGGCGGTTACGGCGTCCCCTACCACGAGGACGAGGCGCCGCTCGACCTCGAGCGGACCGCGGAGATGGTCCGCGACGCGGTCGGCGACCTCGAGGCGCAACTGAAACTCGAGCCCGGGCGCTACGTCGTCGCCGATGCGGGGCTGATCCTCACCGAGGTCAACACGATCAAGGAAGCCCCCGACACGACCGTCGTCGGCGTCGACGCCAGCCTCTCGACGCTGATCCGGCCTGCGATGTTCGGCTCCTACCACCCGATGCTGAACGTCTCCGCGCCGGACCGCGAACCGATCGAGGCGACCGTCGGCGGCCCGGTCTGTACCAGCGCGGACGTCTTCGCCCACGACCGGCCGATCGCCCGCCCCGAGCGCGGCGACGTCCTCGCCATCGGCAACGCCGGCTCCTACGGCTACGAACTGGCAAACCAGTTCCACTCCCAGCCCCGGCCGGCCGAGATCGCCCTCGAGGACGGCGAGGCCCGCGTCGCGCGGCGGCGCGAGACGCTCGCGGACGTGACCCGGCTGGAGCAGTGA
- a CDS encoding glycerophosphodiester phosphodiesterase, with protein MSLSALTAWGLSPLITGGSVATDRPAIVGHRGAEGLAPPNTAAAIRRALEVGVDGIELDVRRTADGELLLFHDPVLDWDSTGQGWVRNTDWDEIRGATIDGEPLIRLPHALETIADANDDVALYLEPKETGYTDAILEKVAAYGLLDRLTIIAFDEEALETAREAGVPIGLIGSVPGPWLADAAASCGADAAFTHYAPHGVSNYVSAAREAGLTAGVWKLVDTKATIRDVLEIDHDVLVTNRPDYAFEVVNEG; from the coding sequence GTGAGCCTCTCCGCCCTCACGGCGTGGGGGCTGTCGCCGCTGATTACCGGCGGATCGGTCGCGACCGATCGCCCGGCGATCGTCGGCCACCGCGGCGCGGAGGGACTCGCGCCGCCCAACACGGCGGCCGCGATCCGCCGGGCGCTCGAGGTCGGCGTCGACGGGATCGAACTGGACGTCCGACGGACCGCCGACGGTGAACTGCTCCTGTTTCACGATCCCGTCCTCGACTGGGACTCGACCGGCCAGGGATGGGTCCGCAACACCGACTGGGACGAGATCCGCGGCGCGACGATCGACGGCGAGCCGCTGATCAGGCTCCCCCACGCGCTCGAGACGATCGCGGACGCGAACGACGACGTCGCCCTCTACCTCGAACCCAAGGAGACGGGGTACACCGACGCGATCCTCGAGAAGGTCGCTGCCTACGGCCTACTCGACCGCCTGACGATCATCGCCTTCGACGAGGAAGCCCTCGAGACGGCCCGGGAGGCGGGCGTTCCGATCGGCCTGATCGGCTCGGTGCCGGGCCCCTGGCTCGCGGACGCTGCCGCCTCCTGCGGCGCGGACGCGGCGTTCACTCACTACGCGCCCCACGGCGTATCGAACTACGTCTCGGCGGCCAGAGAGGCCGGACTCACCGCGGGCGTCTGGAAACTCGTCGACACGAAGGCGACGATCCGGGACGTTCTCGAGATCGACCACGACGTGCTGGTGACCAACCGTCCGGACTACGCGTTCGAGGTCGTCAACGAGGGGTGA
- the purH gene encoding bifunctional phosphoribosylaminoimidazolecarboxamide formyltransferase/IMP cyclohydrolase, giving the protein MTRIAGMAGNRGRNLLNIADRQPGGAELAVVLTNDPAAPVLEAAAERDIPTEVVPLEDGMDRREHERAVNEALAEYEFDLVCLDGYMRILSDTFLEAQPTTLNVHPSLLPAFPGTDAWGDALEADVSVTGCTVHVVTDATDEGGEVLESEVDAGPIVTQEPIPVYEGDDTESLKERVLYEGEFRAYPRAVKWFAEGAVDVDEDAGEVTVDADRPGEDGGLPSRRVVSSDRVDTLRYGENPHQDAAVYADYTCDEASVVHADQLNEGAKALSYNNYNDADGALNLIKEFDEPAAAVIKHTNPAGCATADTLAEAYEKALSTDPMSAFGGIVSLNRECDAATAELIVDSFKEVVVAPGYTDDALEVLREKENLRVLDVGELGDERTERFTEKPLVAGRLVQERDRQSISVDDLEIVTEREPTDEELETMVFAWQTLKHVKSNGILFADGTETVGVGMGQVSRVDAVRLAAMKADEHAEGKDAEGAVMASDAFFPFPDGIEQAAEAGIEAVIQPGGSVNDEDVIEAADEHGMAMAFTGQRSFRHD; this is encoded by the coding sequence ATGACGCGAATCGCCGGGATGGCCGGCAACCGAGGGCGCAACCTGTTGAACATCGCCGACAGACAGCCTGGTGGTGCCGAACTCGCCGTCGTACTCACGAACGACCCGGCTGCGCCGGTCCTCGAGGCCGCGGCCGAGCGCGACATTCCGACCGAGGTCGTGCCGCTCGAGGACGGGATGGACCGCCGCGAGCACGAGCGGGCCGTCAACGAGGCGCTCGCGGAGTACGAGTTCGATCTGGTCTGTCTCGACGGCTACATGCGGATTCTCTCGGATACGTTCCTCGAGGCCCAGCCGACGACGCTGAACGTCCATCCGTCCCTGCTGCCCGCGTTCCCCGGAACCGACGCCTGGGGCGACGCCCTCGAGGCGGACGTGTCCGTGACGGGCTGTACGGTCCACGTAGTAACCGACGCGACCGACGAGGGCGGCGAGGTCCTCGAGAGCGAGGTCGACGCCGGCCCGATCGTTACCCAGGAACCGATCCCGGTCTATGAGGGCGACGACACCGAGTCGCTCAAGGAACGAGTCCTCTACGAGGGCGAGTTCCGGGCCTACCCGCGTGCGGTGAAGTGGTTCGCCGAGGGGGCAGTCGACGTGGACGAAGACGCCGGCGAGGTGACCGTCGACGCGGACCGCCCGGGCGAGGACGGCGGACTCCCGTCGCGGCGGGTCGTCTCGAGCGACCGCGTCGACACGCTCCGGTACGGCGAGAACCCCCACCAGGACGCCGCCGTCTACGCCGACTACACCTGCGACGAGGCCTCGGTGGTCCACGCCGACCAGCTCAACGAGGGTGCGAAAGCCCTCTCGTACAACAACTACAACGACGCCGACGGCGCGCTGAACCTCATCAAGGAGTTCGACGAGCCCGCCGCGGCCGTCATCAAACACACCAATCCGGCGGGCTGTGCGACCGCGGACACGCTCGCCGAGGCCTACGAGAAGGCCCTCTCGACGGACCCGATGAGCGCCTTCGGCGGCATCGTCTCGTTGAACCGGGAGTGTGACGCCGCAACCGCCGAACTGATCGTCGACTCGTTCAAGGAGGTCGTCGTCGCGCCCGGTTACACCGACGACGCGCTTGAGGTCCTCCGTGAGAAGGAGAATCTCCGTGTTCTCGACGTCGGCGAACTGGGCGACGAGCGGACCGAGCGGTTCACCGAGAAACCACTGGTCGCCGGCCGCCTCGTCCAGGAGCGGGACCGCCAGTCGATCTCGGTCGACGACCTCGAGATCGTCACGGAACGGGAACCGACGGACGAGGAACTCGAGACGATGGTGTTCGCCTGGCAGACGCTGAAACACGTCAAGTCGAACGGCATCCTCTTTGCGGACGGTACCGAGACGGTCGGCGTCGGGATGGGGCAGGTGTCCCGCGTCGACGCGGTCCGCCTCGCGGCGATGAAGGCCGACGAGCACGCCGAGGGCAAGGACGCCGAGGGGGCCGTGATGGCCTCGGACGCCTTCTTCCCGTTCCCGGACGGCATCGAGCAGGCCGCCGAAGCGGGTATCGAGGCCGTGATCCAGCCCGGCGGTTCCGTCAACGACGAGGACGTGATCGAGGCTGCGGACGAACACGGGATGGCGATGGCGTTTACGGGGCAGCGGTCGTTCCGGCACGACTGA
- a CDS encoding 2,3,4,5-tetrahydropyridine-2,6-dicarboxylate N-succinyltransferase, whose product MSALENEIADLWTRYNNGDVTAETADEDVSATLEAFLEALEAGEVRAAEKRDSAEQRSAGSRTSSGNGEWEVNEWVKQGILLNFGLRENRAYEYGGVDHYDVLPLRETGDLGDRGTRNTPDGTTIRRGAYLGSDCIMMSPSFVNIGAYVGDGTLVDSCDTVGSCAQIGENVKLGANTLIGGVLEPVESAPVIVEDGVSLGAGCRVTSGFVVGENSVVGENTLLTPRIPVYDLVEEEVLYGELPPERRAFTRFVESSVSDHDLFDGGAYKPAVVATDLETETLEATEREDALRE is encoded by the coding sequence ATGAGTGCACTCGAGAACGAAATCGCAGACCTGTGGACACGGTACAACAACGGAGACGTCACGGCGGAAACGGCCGACGAGGACGTCTCCGCTACCCTCGAGGCGTTCCTCGAGGCCCTCGAGGCCGGCGAGGTCCGCGCCGCCGAGAAACGCGACAGCGCCGAGCAGAGGTCTGCTGGCTCCCGGACATCGTCCGGGAACGGCGAGTGGGAGGTAAACGAGTGGGTCAAGCAGGGCATCCTGCTGAACTTCGGCCTGCGGGAGAACCGGGCCTACGAGTACGGCGGCGTCGACCACTACGACGTCCTGCCGCTGCGCGAGACGGGCGACCTCGGCGACCGCGGCACCCGGAACACGCCCGACGGGACGACGATCCGCCGGGGCGCGTACCTCGGCTCGGACTGTATCATGATGAGTCCGAGTTTCGTCAACATCGGCGCGTACGTCGGCGACGGAACGCTCGTCGACTCCTGCGATACCGTCGGATCGTGCGCCCAGATCGGCGAGAACGTCAAACTCGGCGCGAACACACTCATCGGTGGAGTACTGGAGCCGGTCGAGAGTGCCCCCGTGATCGTCGAGGACGGCGTCTCCCTGGGCGCGGGCTGTCGCGTCACCAGCGGGTTCGTCGTCGGGGAGAACAGCGTCGTCGGCGAGAATACCCTCCTCACGCCCCGCATTCCGGTGTACGACCTCGTCGAGGAGGAGGTGCTGTACGGGGAACTGCCGCCGGAACGGCGCGCGTTCACCCGGTTCGTCGAGTCCTCGGTCAGCGACCACGACCTCTTCGACGGCGGCGCGTACAAGCCCGCAGTGGTGGCGACGGACCTCGAGACCGAGACGCTCGAGGCGACCGAACGGGAGGACGCGCTTCGGGAGTAA
- the dapA gene encoding 4-hydroxy-tetrahydrodipicolinate synthase, which translates to MTHDIDLSGVFPAMCTPFDENERIDFETLREDARRLEAAGVDGLVPVGSTGESATLSHDEHVEVVEAVVDAVDDVPVIAGSGSNNTREALELSERSAEVGADGLLLISPYYNKPEQRGLIEHYETIADAIDLPQIVYNVPSRTGRSIEPDTAVELAAHENIAGYKAASGDLGQIGEIAERTRDEEFAVLSGDDALTLPTISVGGTGTISVAANVEPERTCAMVGAALEGDYARARDLHHELGPLFRALFVETNPIPVKEAMEIRGYGPARLRSPLSRLSEEYRSDLEAVLADLEGGEAESTAVADGGREADR; encoded by the coding sequence ATGACACACGACATCGACCTTTCGGGCGTCTTCCCGGCAATGTGTACGCCCTTCGACGAGAACGAGCGCATCGACTTCGAAACCCTTCGCGAGGACGCACGGCGACTCGAGGCCGCGGGCGTCGACGGGTTAGTCCCCGTCGGCTCCACGGGGGAGTCGGCGACGCTGTCCCACGACGAACACGTCGAGGTCGTCGAGGCGGTCGTCGACGCCGTCGACGACGTCCCCGTCATCGCGGGATCGGGTTCGAACAACACCCGAGAGGCACTGGAACTCTCCGAGCGATCGGCCGAGGTCGGCGCGGACGGCCTGTTGCTGATCTCGCCGTACTACAACAAGCCCGAACAGCGCGGCCTGATCGAACACTACGAGACGATTGCCGACGCCATCGACCTACCACAGATCGTCTACAACGTCCCCTCGCGGACGGGCCGCTCCATCGAACCCGACACGGCGGTCGAACTCGCCGCCCACGAGAACATCGCGGGCTACAAGGCCGCGAGCGGCGACCTCGGCCAGATCGGCGAAATCGCCGAGCGGACCCGCGACGAGGAGTTCGCGGTGCTGTCGGGCGACGACGCGCTCACGCTGCCGACGATCTCGGTCGGCGGCACCGGGACCATCAGCGTCGCGGCAAACGTCGAACCCGAACGCACCTGCGCGATGGTCGGCGCGGCGCTCGAGGGCGACTACGCCCGCGCCCGCGACCTCCACCACGAACTCGGCCCGCTGTTCCGTGCGCTGTTCGTCGAGACCAACCCGATCCCGGTCAAAGAGGCCATGGAGATCCGCGGCTACGGGCCCGCACGACTGCGCTCGCCGCTCTCGCGGCTCTCCGAGGAGTACCGTTCGGATCTCGAGGCGGTGCTCGCCGACCTCGAGGGAGGCGAAGCGGAGTCGACCGCGGTCGCGGACGGCGGCCGGGAGGCCGATCGATGA
- the purB gene encoding adenylosuccinate lyase produces the protein MTDTDALYAVSPLDGRYSGRTAPLSPYASEAALMRARVRVEVEYLIALADLEATPLELDLEEREHLRGLYKHFAEEDARLIKTLETEGHAGFEATNHDVKAVEYFVRHRLPEDSDASAWIHFGLTSEDVNNLSHRLLVRDAVSEVLLPELYEVRDALAGMARDYRDLPMLARTHGQPATPTTFGKEMAVYAARLGRATGRIHAAADDLRGKLGGASGTYAAHHAAYPDVDWRSFAEEFVTGLGLEFEPLTTQVNPCDDLAALFDAFRGANNVLLDLDLDMWLYVSDRYLGQEAVEGETGSSTMPHKVNPIDFENSEGNLSKANSDLEFLADYVTTSRLQRDLSDSTVKRNIGGAFAHCLIGYTKTAAGLEKVVPNENVMREDLESTPEIIGEAVQTILRREGQEDAYEQVKDLTRGKEVTLEDFRDLFDDLEVEESVREELRELTPAGYTGVGDELVGDLE, from the coding sequence ATGACCGACACAGACGCACTGTACGCCGTCTCGCCGCTCGACGGCCGGTACAGTGGCCGGACCGCACCGCTGTCGCCGTACGCGAGCGAGGCCGCGCTCATGCGCGCCCGGGTCCGCGTCGAGGTCGAGTACCTGATCGCGCTGGCCGACCTCGAGGCGACGCCGCTGGAACTCGACCTCGAGGAGCGCGAACACCTCCGCGGGCTCTACAAGCACTTCGCCGAGGAGGACGCGCGACTGATCAAGACCCTCGAGACCGAAGGGCACGCCGGCTTCGAGGCGACGAACCACGACGTCAAGGCGGTCGAGTACTTCGTCCGTCATCGCCTCCCCGAGGACAGCGACGCCTCCGCCTGGATCCACTTCGGCCTGACCAGCGAGGACGTCAACAACCTCTCCCACCGGTTGCTCGTGCGCGATGCCGTCTCCGAGGTCCTGCTGCCGGAACTGTACGAGGTCCGGGACGCGCTCGCGGGAATGGCCCGCGACTACCGCGACCTCCCGATGCTCGCCCGCACGCACGGCCAGCCCGCGACGCCGACCACCTTCGGCAAGGAAATGGCCGTCTACGCCGCCCGACTCGGCCGCGCGACGGGCCGGATCCACGCCGCGGCCGACGACCTCCGGGGCAAGCTCGGCGGTGCGTCCGGCACGTACGCCGCCCACCACGCGGCCTATCCCGACGTCGACTGGCGGTCGTTCGCCGAGGAGTTCGTCACCGGTCTCGGCCTCGAGTTCGAACCGCTCACGACGCAGGTCAACCCCTGTGACGACCTCGCCGCGCTGTTCGACGCGTTCCGCGGGGCGAACAACGTTCTGCTCGACCTCGACCTGGACATGTGGCTCTACGTCTCCGACCGTTACCTCGGCCAGGAGGCCGTCGAGGGAGAAACCGGATCGTCGACGATGCCCCACAAGGTCAACCCGATCGACTTCGAGAACAGCGAGGGCAACCTCTCGAAGGCCAACTCCGACCTCGAGTTCCTCGCCGACTACGTCACCACCTCGCGGCTCCAACGGGATCTCTCCGACTCGACGGTCAAGCGCAACATCGGCGGGGCCTTCGCCCACTGTCTCATCGGCTACACGAAGACCGCCGCGGGCCTCGAGAAGGTCGTCCCCAACGAGAACGTCATGCGCGAGGACTTAGAGAGCACCCCCGAGATCATCGGCGAAGCCGTCCAGACGATCCTCCGACGCGAGGGCCAGGAGGACGCCTACGAGCAGGTCAAGGACCTGACCCGCGGAAAAGAGGTCACGCTCGAGGACTTCCGCGACCTGTTCGACGACCTCGAGGTCGAGGAGTCGGTCCGCGAGGAACTGCGGGAGCTGACGCCCGCGGGCTACACGGGGGTCGGCGACGAACTGGTCGGCGATCTGGAGTAG